aatgccaagtgtcacgtcctgaccagtaaaggggttatttgttattatagtttggtcaggacgtggcaggggggtatttgttttatatggttttgagtgtgtgtttatgtagaggggcgtttgatttatgtattccggggttttggtttagttctatattgtatatttctatgtcgagtctagggtgtttatttctatgtttaggtatttgggattggggccttcaattggaggcagctgtgtatcgttgcctctgaatgaaggtcctataattaggagtatgtttgttttgggaattgtcggaggttgttctttgcactgctgtatttagcctgcaagactgttagtttgttcgtttcttgttttgtttattaagtgttcacaaataaagttaagatgagcactcgacctgctgcgccttggtccattcactacgacgaacgtgacaccaagagtgtgcaaagctgttatcaagtcaaagggtgactactttgaagaatttcaaatataaaagaacaccttttgattactacatgactccatatgtgttatttcatagtttttgtgtcttcactattattctacaatgtagaaaataataaaaataacaaaaacctggaatgagtaggtgtgtcaacttttgattggtagtgtatttcattttttattattaattttGGGAAAACAACTAACGTcctgcatttcaacacattttgccatggggcagagagtaaaatgtgcagttttataattctattctacacatttttccctgGGGTGGAGAGAAAGATGTCATGTTTTCTAGCTCATCTCATGCTagtcttcacattttgccatgaagctgagagaaaatgttgccgttttaaattgaatttcctgcaattctacagacTTTGCCATTGCCTCTAGTGGGTCGGGGGCCCCAGGGCACTTGCCCTGCGTGCCCATTAGGTAATCCAGCCCTGAGTAGTTGTAATCGACACACGATAACCAGAATGAATTTTGAGGAAAGTCTTTATGTGTCATTTTGTTGGTTGGCAATGTATGCAGCATACAGAATACTTTCACACAATCAACCCCTCTAAGATTGTATTATCTTGGAACATATTATGGGAAATCTGGAGTTTACATAGAGGTCCTTTAGCATGTGGCCATGAGCTATCATATGTCAATGTTTATGGCTTTTGACTAAACAATTAAACGACGGCTATCTACAACACTTGCCATCTTATTCATTAGcatttatgttatgttatgttcataTATCATAAACATTCTTCCAAACCATTGTGGAACAAATTGGTGCCAAACACAAACAAATGTTCAGTTTAACCTATGTTAGAAACTCTCACATGAGGAAAATATATAACCTCAGTACCACACTATAGCGTTAATTTAATCAATCAAAGAGGAAAACACATTACCTCAGTGCCACACTATAGCGTTCATTTAATCAAGAGGAAAACACATTACCTCAGTACCACACTATAGCGTTCATTTAATCAAAGAGAAAAACACATTACCTCAGTGCCACACTATAGCGTTAATTTATTTAATCAAGAGGAAAACACATTACCTCAGTTCCACACTATAGCGTTCAGTTACTCAATCAAAGAGGAAAACACATTACCTCAGTACCACACTATAGCATTCATTTAATCAAAGAGGAAAACACATTACCTCAGTTCCACACTATAGCGTTCAGTTACTCAATCAAAGAGGAAAACACATTACCTCAGTACCACACTATAGCATTCATTTAATCAATCAAAGAGGAAAACACATTACCTCAGTACCACACTATAGCGTTCATTTAATCAATCAAGAGGAAAACACATTACCTCAGTACCACACTATAGCATTCATTGAATCAAAGAGAAAAACACATTACCTCAGTTCCACACTATAGCATTCATTTAATCAAAGAGGAAAACACATTACCTCAGTACCACACTATAGCATTCATTTAATCAAAGAGGAAAACACATTACCTCAGTACCACACTATAGCGTTAATTTAATCAAAGAAGAAAACACATTACCTCAGTGCCACACTATAGCGTTAATTTATTTAATCAAGAGGAAAACACATTACCTCAGTACCACACTATAGCATTCATTGAATCAAAGAGGAAAACACATTATCTCAGTACCACACTATAGCGTTCATTTAATCAAAGAGAAAAACACATTACCTCAGTGCCACACTATAGCATTCATTTAATCAATCAAAGAGGAAAACACATTACCTCAGTACCACACTATAGCGTTCATTTAATCAAAGAATGGCCATGGAGAGGAACAGTGAACCTGATATTCCACAAATACACTGAGGTTGTAGTTCTCTGAAAAGCATGGCCCCACATAAAAACTATGTTATTGTTGCTTTCTTAACTGTCAACTGATCTCCTGGCCATTTTCAGATGCACATATCAAAAACATTTGAGGATACAGTGAGACGAAGATTGTCATTTTATATTCACTGCATGTATGCAGGGTTCCAAGTGCTCACTCTTAAGCATAGCCTGTATTAAATGTATGACAGTGTTTTTAAATTATAAATGCAATTACCAAACACAGCACTGGTAATAATGAAGTGGTACTCTGTTACTACTGAAGTGGCCTTGTTCTCCCTGACAGAATCATCTCTGGTATTCCTTGGAATGTGAATGCTGCTGGCCTAGGTCCCggtgggtcaggggtcagggaacagacagacagacagacagacagacagacagacagacagacagacagacagacagacagacagacagacagacagacagacagacagacagacagacagacagagcactgCCTAACACTGAGCCCATTCCTTGAAATTGACTCCCCACCCCCAGCCCTGGATTGGGCCAATGTGACATAATGTGAGAGGGTTCAGACAGACAACACAGTGTTTTCTTAAGGACAGCCAGGCCAGCCGGACACACTCAGAACATCACAACCCAGCGACCAAGAGCCACAGCCAGTCACATTTTACCACAGCCCAGTCAAACAAGTCCCTGCCATCAATCTCTCATCCCTGGGGCTGCAACATAGTCCCTGGGTCCACACACACTGGAACAATAGTCCTTTTGAAATGATAGTGTTTTTAATGAATAATGCGAGGGATATGGTGCATTCCTCACTTATGGGGTAAGAGAGAGATTTTTTAGTAtccttaaaacctctttgggctagggggcagtattttcccgtccggatgaaaagcgtgcccaaagtaaactgcctgctactcaggcccagaagctaggatatgcatattattagtagatttggatagaaaacactctgaagtttctaaaactgtttgaataatgtctgtgagtataacagaactgatttggcgaaaccccgagcacaatccatctaGGGAAAaaaaaattggttgatgtttttcctttgagaaataaaGAAGTAGCCCTTTCCTTTCTGAGAGTCAAGCCAAGTGTACTTTTTTGTTTGGGGCGCGCGACCTGGAACTCGCTCCATTTtcattttatccgctattgaacacagtatattctgtcttaaattttattgattatttacgttttaaaatacctaaagttggattaggaaagctgtttgaaatgtttggacaaagtttacaggtaacttattagatactttgtaggtatgttgggcgagttggaaccaatGTTTTTCtcaatcaaacgcgccaaataaatgcacattttggggatataaagaaacaatttattgaacaaaaggaccatttgtgatgtttatgggacattttggagtgccaacagaagatctttgAAGGTAAGGcgtgaattatatcgttatttctgacttttgtgttgcacctgcctggttgaaatctgattttcatgtgttggtatgctgggcgctgtcctcagataatcgcatggtctgctttcgccgtaaagcctttttgaaatctgacactgcggctggattaacaggaagttaatctttaaaccgatgtataacacttgtatgatttatgaattgttattatgagtatttctgtttttgaatttggcgcgctgtaatttcactgggtgttgtcaaatcgatcccggtaacgggattggCGCGCGAAgggatccataagaagttaaggtTTCTGTTTCTGTTGGGTTGGTGCTCATGTCATTTAGAGCTATTCGGTGTATGGAGTAATCCAAACAACAGATCTCCCCAAATATACAGTATCTATTGTATACTGTACTATGGGGAGTAAAATGTAGATTGGCTGTAAAGCAATGATGAATTGTACTGGGGTATCTTATATCTTATTGCTCCTGAgtaaacagagacagagaaaagagatggATCCAGGTGGGACCAAGCCAAATGTTGtcctataataataatatttattaTGGCAGGACACATTTGGCTCGGCCCAAATAATTCACGGGGTTGAAACACAGTCAATGCTGATAATGTGCACTTAAAGATGCACCGTGCAGAAATCTTTcccccatttcctggttgctaaaattctaatagtttgccgatctaccacttcttagagtTGCTTTCAACgacaatgacagatctataactcacatttctatgtgaatttggtcgggttgcCCAGAAAGTaagatattgcagctttaatacaGTATAAAACACTACAGATAGATTTTAATGTGATGAAATGCAGTATACTTTCTAGCTTTGGCCAGATGTTCCAACTATATAACTTTGATAACAACAATGGCTAATGTGTTATACATGCAATAGCACATAGTTCAATCTGATAAAAAGCTGATTATTTTGACCTGCACAGCCATGAGACATGGCATGCATTTCCTTCCAGAGTATAGATATCTGATAAAGCTCTGTTTAGACTGAAACGTCAGGCTTTAATCTTTATATCAACTATTACTATGCTGTATGTGTGGAGAACATGCTCttactttctgaagccactgtGTGTAGTTGTCCATGACGTGCTCCAAGTGTTGGATTCTCTGGCTGCCCAGAGCCGGGGCCAGTCCTGGGAGCTTGGGCTTTATCAGGGGGGCATCTCCCTGTAGAGTGTTCCCCTGGTACTGGCCCTGTCTCTGGCTGGTGCTGGAGCTGCCGACCCCCTCCGCCTCCGTCCAGCACGGCCTGTTCCCCCCAGCGTTCTCTGGTAGCAGGAAGGTATAGGTGCAGGATCCGTGCTGGATAGAGTTGTACTGGCGAGCGTTAGTGCTGGCGCTCATGGACCCGCTGCCAGCTATGTCCCCTGGGCCCCTGGGCAGCTCttccagagacacagacacacagcccgtCAGTAGCAGCAGAAGGGCAGCCAGAACCAGCCAGATCATGTGGCAGCTGGGCTGGCAGGGCAGGATGTACCACGGCATGGCAGCAGGAAACACAGGCTAATGGTCGTCCTTTATGCCTTCCAactagactgtctgtctgtctgtctgtctgtcttctgtctctcttcacaGCATGTCTTCCTGTCCTGTTGTCAATCAGATGGTTGGGAGGTAGACCGTCGATCCAGAAAGATGGCCGCTTCCCATCAGTAGGAATGGATGAGAAGTCCTCTCAAGTCTCAATGTGGAACTCATTCCAATTCATCACCAGTTGTCTTGTTAGTTGTTGTTGCTGGTCCAGATCCAGGACAGGGATCCATACTACACAGTTGTGTGATGTAGACTATATTGTCAGTCACTGGAGTGATCTGTGTTGTATCCTCCTACTCATGGCTGGCTGTATGGAGCGCTGTTCCtcatgtctgcctgtctgtctgtggaacgTCCAACTCTGGGCAGGCTCTGTGCCTCCCATACTGAGGGACTGATCGAAtggaatgtgagagagagagagagtatggggttgtgtgtgtttgagcgagagagaggtatgAGATTCAGTTCTATTAATATAGTCCTGATTTGAAAACACTTCCACAACACAGGCTTGAATGAATGCCTGGTCCATATATAATGACCCCATAGTCTGTAATTCAGACATATCTACCGAGAGCAGGAGATGGGCTCTCAGACACTCTTTATGTACAGTGTCTTCATTTCATCTTCATTTAATCATGCAATCTTATTCAGCTCTCCCTCATAGGAATGTAAATGTCTCCTATATAGAAAATTAAACGTTGTTTCAATGTATGGAAGGAGGATGGTTTGCTGGGGAAATGAGGGCCAACTCTGAGGGCACGCTCTGTCATctttaaaagaaaaaaaaaacgttttcggTTTTAAGGTACCCTGATTTGGTACAACAAGCTTTTTTCCAAGTGTTTTGTTAGACAGTGTCGGTAAATTACATTGACATCCAGAAAGTCAATTTAAACATGACATGAACAAAATGGAGAACCCAATAGAATCGTGTCACTGAGCAGACACATTTTGTAGCCTACCATTGTTTACTATGGCACGCCAGATTACATATTTACTTGTGAAAAACGCAAACAGAAATTTGTTTGAACATGAAACATTTTCCTAGACCCCTGCTAGACTTCAGGACTGAAGAGGAGGTGTAGGAACAATCTAAAGACTCCTGCTAGACTTCAGGACTGAAGAGGAGGTGTAGGAATCAATCTAAAGACTCCTGCTAGACTTCAGAACTGAAGAGGAGGTGTAGGAATCAAACTAAAGACTCCTGCTAGACTTCAGGACTGAAGAGGAGGTGTAGGAATCAATCTAAAGACTCCTGCTAGACTTCAGGACTGAAGAGGTGTAGGAACTAATCTAAAGACTCCTGCTAGACTTCAGGACTGAAGAGGAGGTGTAGGAATCAATCTAAAGACTCCTGCTAGACTTCAGGACTGAAGAGGAGGTGTAGGAATCAATCTAAAGACTCCTGCTAGACTTCAGGACTGAAGAGGAGGTGTAGGAATCAGTCTAAAGACTCCTGCTAGACTTCAGGACTGAAGAGGAGGTGTAGGAATCAAACTAAAGACTCCTGCTAGACTTCAGGACTGAAGAGGAGGTGTAGGAATCAAACTAAAGCCTCCTGCTAGACTTCAGGACTGAAGAGGAGGTGTAGGAATCAATCTAAAGACTCCTGCTAGACTTCAGGACTGAAGAGGAGGTGTAGGAATCAGTCTAAAGACTCCTGCTAGACTTCAGGACTGAAGAGGAGGTGTAGGAATCAAACTAAAGACTCCTGCTAGACTTCAGGACTGAAGAGGAGGTGTAGGAATCAAACTAAAGCCTCCTGCTAGACTTCAGGACTGAAGAGGAGGTGTAGGAATCAAACTAAAGCCTCCTGCTAGACTTCAGGACTGAAGAGGAGGTGTAGGAATCAATCTTAAGACTCCTGCTAGACTTCAGGACTGAAGAGGAGGTGTAGGAATCAAACTAAAGACTCCTGCTAGACTTCAGGACTAAAGAGGAGGTGTAGGAATCAATCTAAAGACTCCTGCTAGACTTCAGGACTGAAGAGGAGGTGTAGGAATCAAACTAAAGACTCCTGCTAGACTTCAGGACTGAAGAGGAGGTGTAGGAATCAATCTAAAGACTCCTGCTAGACTTCAGGACTAAATAGGAGGTGTAGGAATCAATCTAAAGACTCCTGCTAGACTTCAGGACTGAAGAGGAGGTGTAGGAATCAAACTAAAAACTCCTGCTAGACTTCAGGACTGAAAAGGAGGTGTAGGAATCAATCTAAAGACTCCTGCTAGACTTCATTACTGAAAAGGAGGTGTAGGAATCAATCTAAAGACTCCTGCTAGACTTCAGGACTGAAGAGGGGGTGTAGAAGGATGGAGCAGAAGCTGACTTTTTCTATGTCCTCATTCTAGTGACCATGCTGGGGTTGTTGTCAGAAAGCTGCTCTTTCACCCATTTGGCTCATAGACCCTGCTATGCTCCTTACTCTCCTGCCACAGACAGCCACAGTGGAGTCTCAGAGAGGCTCGGCTCTTTCCTCCTCAACGTTTTAGTTCTAGAATGAAACCCTGTGTCACTGAGTGGTATGTGCCAAAGCCAAACTTGGAACTGGACTCCAAGTTCACACTTTAAATGACTCCAGTGTATaaatacagtacacacatttgTCTAGAGACCGATAGTGCTGTTTGTTCGAAACACTTTCGAGTTAAGTGACAGTGATAATGTTCAAATCAGGACATTGGTGAGGTAGGTGTTTGGCTACTGCAGGGGTAGTCAACACTGTTCCAACCAGGCACCACACTGAGCTACttagctaattgatcagttcagtgattgcctaaattctacacacctggttggttaaatcaaaaacatgaagtggcagcggcactccaggaccagggttgcctacccaTGGGCTACAGCTACGGGAATCCATGGAGTAGCAATGTAGGTCTACATGAAATGATGAGAAAGGCCTCCCTGCATTGTTATTGTTACAGTAACACAGGCGTTACTAAACTATCATCAGGAGAGCAGTGACTGCAGTAACATTGTGTGAACACAGTGTGCAGACTCAGAACACACCAAACACCACCACAAATGATTCTCATGTCCTCCAGGCTTGGCAACCAGTGTGTCTCACTCTGTATAGTTTGTTTtggaaagggtgtgtgtgtttcacttgATTGAATGAATCAGACTTTAGATTTAGCGTGAACTATTTGTGAATGAAGTCACCCTTGTTGAGAGGGTCAAATGAAGCAACAAGGAGATGGTGAGAAGTTGTTCATCCATAAAGGAAGTGTATCATTCAGAATGTAAGAACTGAAGAGCAGAAAACACTGTGATGGCTTCATATGTCCCTAGTGATGGCTTTATATGTCCCTAGTGATGGCTTCATATGTCCCTAGGGATGGCTTCATATCCCCATAGTGATGGCTTCATATGTCCCTAGTGATGGCTTCATATGTCCCTAGTGATGGCTTTATATGTCCCTAGTGATGGCTTCATATGCCCCTAGTGATTGCTTCATATCCCCCTAGTGATGGCTTCATATCCCCCTGGTGATGGCTTCATATCCCCCTAGGCTGACCAACTGAGGGAAAATTAGAGTCAATACTGTAACTGTCCACTAGATGGTGACCAATTTAGGAATGATTAGAATAAATACGGTAACTGTCCACTAGATGACGATCCAATACTTATTATATTGTAAAGACTGAAGAAGAGGAATGTTGAGCTGAGGCCTTCACAGAGAGGAGATAAAACAGTAAGATAACTctttacaatatatacatatactataCTTAAAAATACAAGATTATCCTACAATAATTACAGGAAGAAAAACCTCAtgaatatatatactgaacaaaaatataaacacaacttgCAACAATtttacagttacagttcatataaggaaatcagtcaatttaaatcatttcattaggcccttatctatggatttcacatgactgggtaggggcgcagccatgggtgggaatgggagccaggcccagccaatcagaatgggctttattacagacagaaatactcctcagtttcatcagctgtcccggtggctggtctcagacaatctcgCAGGATAATAAACCAGATGTGGAGATCCTggtctggcgtggttacacgtggtctgcggttgtgaggccggttagacgtactgcccaattctctaaaacaacgttggaggatgcttttggtagagaaattaacattaaattatctggcaacagttctggtggacattcctgcagtcagcatgccaattgcacgctgtctcaaaacttgagacatctgtggcattgtgttgtgagacaaaactgcacattttagagtggccttttgtccccatcacaaggtgcacctgtgtaatgatcatgctgtttaatcagcttcttgatatgccacacctgccaggaggatggattatcttgggaaaggagaaatactaacagagatgtaaagaaatgtgtgcacaacatttgagagaattaAGCTTTTTGTGTTAATGaaatatttctgggatcttttatttcagctcatgaaacatgggaccaacactttacatgttgcatttatatttctgttcagtatacatCTGCCCTCACAAAGTAGACCCTTCAGGCTTCAACTAATAAAAACAATGTAAAGAAAGAGAGCACTGATGAATAGTTCAATGCATAGGGGAGGAAGAaactagagagcgagagagagagagagagagagagagcgaagagagacagagttgagagagaggaggaaaaagatGAGTCAGATGCATTAACATATAAAAAGCTTCAGCTCAGGACAATCTAAAGGGATTGTATGAGatatttgcataaaggagattaAAGCAGAATATTAAGTCAATATAGAGGCTTCCAACTGggtacagatgtcaattcaacgtctattccaagtTGGTTCAACGAAATGACGTGgatacaatgttgattcaacctcagtgtgtgcccagtgggttgtattTCTGACAGGAAAAGATCCTTATAGACCCATTGAATTGCACCATCTAGTCTTCAAGAGGCTCCTTAGTTCCTTTTAGACGCAAATCAAATAGTTTGTGAGGTGAGCATGAAAATACTTTGTCTTAAAAAATTGTATTTTGACGTTTAATGTGAAGGGGAGGTGTGGGGAGTAATGCCCAGCACAGCAAAGCACAATGCCATTTAGAAATGCcatttacagtgaggggaaaaagtttttgatcccctgctgattttgtacgtatgctcactgacaaagaaatgatcagtctataattttaatggtaggtttatttgaacagtgagagacagaataacaacaaaaaaatcctgaaaaacgcatgtcaaaaatgttataaattgatttgcattttaatgagggaaataagtatttgaccccctctcaatcagaaagatttctggctcccaggtgtcttttatacaggtaatgagctgagattaggagcacactcttaaagggcgtttttctggatttgtttgttgttattctgtctctcactgttcaaataaacctaccattaaaattatagactgatcatttctttgtttgtgggcaaatgtacaaaatcagcaggggatcaaatactgtatgtacactgctcaaaaaaataaagggaacacttaaacaatacaatgtaactccaagtcaatcacacttctgtgaaatcaaactgtccacttaggaagcaacactgattgacaatacatttcagatgctgttgtgcaaatggaatagacaacaggtggaaattataggcaattagcaagacacccccaataaaggagtggttctacaggtggtgaccacagaccacttctcagttcctatgcttcctggctgatgttttggtcacttttgaatgctggcggtgctttcactctagtggtagcatgagacggagtctacaacccacacaagtggctcaggtagtgcagatcatccaggatggcacatcaatgcgagctgtggcaagaaggtttgctatgtctgtcagtgtagtgtccagagcatggaggcgctaccaggagacaggccagtacatcaggagacgtggaggaggccgtaggatggcaacaacccagcagcaggaccgctacctccgcctttgtgcaaggaggagcaggaggagtactgccagagccctgcaaaatgacctccagcaggccacaaatgtgcatgtgtctgctcaaacggtcagaaacagactccatgagggtggtatgagggcccgacgtccacaggtgggggttgtgcttacagcccaacaccgtgcaggacgtttggcatttgccagagaacaccaagattggcaaattcgccactggcgccctgtgctcttcacagatgaaagcaggttcacactgagcacatgtgacagacgtgacagagtctggagacgccgtggagaacgttctgctgcctgcaacatcctccagcatgaccggtttggcggtgggtcagtcatggtgtggggtggcatttctttggggggccgcacagccctccatgtgctcgccagaggtagcctgactgccattaggtaccgagatgagatcctcagaccccttctgagaccatatgctggtgcggttggccctgggttcctcctcatgcaagacaatgctagacctcatgtggctggagtgtgtcagcagttcctgcaagaggaaggcattgatgctatggactggcccgcccgttccccagacctgaatccaattgagcacatctgggacatcatgtctcgctccatccaccaacgccacgttgcaccacagactgtccaggagttggcggatgctttagtccaggtctgggaggagatccctcaggagaccatccgccacctcatcaggagcatgcccaggcgttgtagggaggtcatacaggcacgtggaggccacacacactactgagcctcattttgacttgttttaaggacattacatcaaagttggatcagcctgtagtgtggttttccactttaattttgagtgtgactccaaatccagacctccatgggttgataaattggatttccattgatttatttttgtgtgattttgttgtcagcacattcaactatgtaaaggaaaaagtatttaataagattatttaattcattcagatctaggatgtgttattttagtgttccctttatttttttgagcggtGTAGTTTGAACACAATGCTTACACAAGCAACATGGAACCTGCTGTAGCTATGTGCTCACATTGCAGAAAATAAAGCCAGGCATTTTTGAAAGTTTTGATTCCTGAGAAACAATTCTCAGCTAACTACTCAGACATTACACACTGTTCCTCTTTTTCACAAGAAAGTcctgcacgcacacagacacagacgacACACACACGTTTTGTCCTTCTGTCCTCGTGGAGATCTAAAATTGATTTCCATTcacaatcctattttccctaacctttaacctaacccttaccttaaccggtaaccctaacccctaaccctaaacctaacccttacattaacccctgaccctaattctaaccctaaccctaattcttacCCTAATAACGCTAAACCCTAAGTTTAAAATAGCCTTTATCCTCATGG
The sequence above is drawn from the Salmo salar chromosome ssa05, Ssal_v3.1, whole genome shotgun sequence genome and encodes:
- the LOC123743055 gene encoding angiopoietin-1-like — translated: MPWYILPCQPSCHMIWLVLAALLLLLTGCVSVSLEELPRGPGDIAGSGSMSASTNARQYNSIQHGSCTYTFLLPENAGGNRPCWTEAEGVGSSSTSQRQGQYQGNTLQGDAPLIKPKLPGLAPALGSQRIQHLEHVMDNYTQWLQKIERYVKDSLNVEMAQLQQSAVHNHTAAILDLGTNLLTQTAQHTRKLTDVEIQVHDCVQAVPEGSQSDSTNDKQPGHPNGTQTSVPRIADNDNLHLQMCSHAFTGGVS